The following are encoded in a window of Primulina eburnea isolate SZY01 chromosome 4, ASM2296580v1, whole genome shotgun sequence genomic DNA:
- the LOC140831117 gene encoding AIG2-like protein D: protein MTNVFVYGSLISDDVVSALLSRVPPSHPAILPNYHRFSIKERVYPAIIPVENKEVVGKVLVGITPPELYILDTFEDAEYERKTVDVLLNDSSEKLQVETYVWQNKMDPNLYGEWDFEEWNQLHLKDFLKMTTEFKKELELPD from the exons ATGACCAACGTCTTCGTCTACGGTAGCCTCATCTCAGACGACGTCGTATCCGCGCTATTGAGTCGCGTCCCTCCTTCTCACCCTGCTATCCTACCCAACTA CCATAGGTTTAGCATCAAGGAGCGGGTTTACCCTGCAATCATTCCTGTCGAAAATAAGGAAGTTGTCGGGAAG GTACTCGTTGGCATCACCCCACCGGAACTTTATATTTTGGATACATTTGAGGATGCCGAATATGAGAGGAAGACTGTCGATGTTCTCTTGAAT GATAGCTCTGAGAAGCTGCAGGTGGAAACATATGTTTGGCAAAATAAAATGGATCCAAACCTCTATGGCGAGTGGGATTTTGAG GAATGGAACCAACTGCACTTGAAGGACTTCTTGAAGATGACAACAGAATTCAAGAAAGAATTAGAGCTACCCGATTAA
- the LOC140831118 gene encoding uncharacterized protein yields the protein MAVLKMLIFTVFLSLIVGRIAADADVLISDADGVSRSDGHESDVVEHFKSKIHALEFLVDEKARETKLKDEVIAAKEKIIKEKLDSIASLEREISSLQKKGKLDVAEQMGKAHAKADGLEKEVEKLKTDIALRNKEKDLLETRTAEAEKKASELNSKVENLQKIYEEQKTKLRKTERARQIAEEEMMTAKFEATSRTKELMEARGAWFPPWLAEHLIQYQSRLEKNWKLHGKPALEMMMQKAVEKKTQAEEWAAPHVETVKTKWVPSVKEQWVVISTNVEPHFKSITEKSIEIYEASRVAVTPHVIKVQELMNPYFQEFKKFSKPYIDQAATATRPYVDNIRVTLKLYTKEAVLAYGKFLESATTYHHQVQDTVQERLKSHELTKPLATKELIWFLASALLALPVFFMWKICSAIFCNKRRKPIHNGNSKHSRKKAKRGHSNMDTQMGDELKQPIKRVHSDE from the exons ATGGCGGTGTTAAAGATGCTCATATTTACCGTATTTCTTTCGCTGATTGTTGGCCGCATCGCTGCCGATGCTGATGTGCTGATTTCGGACGCCGATGGCGTTTCTAGATCGGACGGCCATGAATCAGATGTCGTAGAGCATTTCAAGTCCAAGATCCATGCTCTTG AGTTCCTTGTTGATGAGAAAGCTCGAGAAACCAAACTCAAGGATGAGGTGATTGCTGCGAAGGAGAAgataataaaagaaaaattagaTAGCATTGCATCATTGGAGAGAGAAATTTCTTCTCTACAG AAAAAGGGAAAGTTAGATGTTGCAGAACAAATGGGGAAGGCACATGCAAAAGCTGATGGATTGGAGAAGGAGGTGGAGAAACTCAAAACCGATATTGCTTTGAGAAATAAGGAAAAAGATCTATTGGAAACCCGGACTGCTGAAGCTGAAAAGAAGGCATCAGAATTGAATTCTAAAGTTGAGAAT CTTCAAAAGATTTATGAAGAACAGAAAACAAAGTTGCGCAAAACAGAACGAGCTCGTCAAATTGCTGAG GAAGAAATGATGACGGCAAAGTTTGAAGCTACATCCAGAACCAAGGAGTTGATGGAG GCTCGTGGTGCGTGGTTTCCACCTTGGCTCGCAGAACATTTAATTCAATATCAG TCACGTTTGGAGAAGAACTGGAAACTGCATGGGAAGCCTGCTCTGGAGATGATGATGCAGAAG GCTGTAGAGAAGAAGACACAAGCTGAAGAATGGGCTGCACCACATGTGGAAACAGTTAAAACT AAATGGGTACCATCGGTAAAGGAACAGTGGGTGGTGATATCTACCAATGTTGAACCgcatttcaaatcaataactgAAAAAAGTATTGAAATATATGAAGCTTCTAGGGTTGCTGTTACTCCCCATGTCATTAAAGTTCAGGAGCTTATGAATCCCTATTTTCAG GAATTTAAGAAATTCAGCAAACCGTATATTGATCAAGCTGCCACTGCTACTAGACCTTATGTTGATAACATACGTGTTACGCTGAAGCTTTATACAAAGGAGGCAGTTCTTGCCTATGGGAAATTCCTTGAGTCAGCAACAACTTACCATCATCAG GTTCAAGATACAGTGCAAGAGAGACTGAAGAGTCACGAGCTTACTAAACCTCTTGCGACTAAAGAGTTGATTTGGTTTCTT GCCTCTGCACTACTGGCTCTGCCCGTCTTTTTTATGTGGAAAATATGTTCAGCCATTTTCTG CAACAAGAGGAGGAAGCCTATTCACAATGGTAACTCCAAACATTCACGTAAGAAGGCTAAACGTGGACATTCGAACATGGACACTCAGATGGGTGATGAGTTAAAACAACCCATTAAACGTGTACACTCAGATGAATGA